A genome region from Dickeya chrysanthemi NCPPB 402 includes the following:
- a CDS encoding winged helix-turn-helix transcriptional regulator, with protein sequence MGTIEKFQRGDLLVAVCPSREILQHITSRWGILILVVLESKTLRFSELRRLIHGISERMLAQTLQCLEGDGLINRVSYDVVPPHVEYSLTPLGTEAAEKVQVLVDWIEESMPRIVEHWNASGTSRSRKTSA encoded by the coding sequence ATGGGAACAATCGAAAAGTTTCAGCGCGGTGATTTGCTGGTGGCGGTGTGCCCGTCACGGGAAATATTGCAACATATCACCAGCCGTTGGGGTATTTTGATCCTGGTGGTGCTGGAATCGAAAACGTTGCGTTTCAGTGAGCTGCGTCGTCTGATTCATGGCATCAGCGAGCGTATGCTGGCCCAGACGCTGCAATGTCTGGAAGGAGATGGCCTGATTAATCGGGTCTCCTATGACGTGGTGCCGCCTCATGTCGAATACAGCCTGACGCCGTTAGGAACAGAAGCGGCGGAAAAGGTGCAGGTGCTGGTGGACTGGATAGAAGAAAGTATGCCGCGCATCGTCGAGCACTGGAACGCCTCGGGAACAAGCCGGTCACGGAAAACATCGGCCTGA
- the ccdA gene encoding type II toxin-antitoxin system antitoxin CcdA — translation MKYRVSVTVDKDNYQVLSAAGVNISGLVNDAIGKEARRIKAEAWKQENREGMEEVARFIAQNGSFADENRNW, via the coding sequence ATGAAATACCGCGTCAGCGTTACCGTAGACAAAGACAATTATCAGGTTCTGAGTGCTGCCGGGGTCAATATTTCCGGTCTGGTGAATGATGCCATTGGCAAAGAAGCCCGCCGCATCAAAGCCGAAGCGTGGAAGCAGGAAAACCGAGAAGGGATGGAAGAAGTCGCCCGATTTATTGCGCAGAATGGCTCCTTTGCGGATGAAAACAGGAACTGGTGA
- a CDS encoding ATPase AAA, which translates to MKLSDLGDRICIMGPSNSGKSTLANAIAKKCNLDVIHLDQLFHIPYSNWQERPLHEFLQLHDEAIKREKWVMDGNYKRCLPQRLSRATGLILLDVSTLSSVLRYINRTLFQHKRYGGLAGGTDRLNGKMFRHIIAATPKNRKYYAELFETVPLPKIRLASINEINKQFDEWGLTR; encoded by the coding sequence ATGAAACTTTCAGATTTAGGCGACAGAATTTGCATTATGGGGCCATCGAACAGCGGCAAGTCTACTCTTGCTAATGCGATTGCGAAGAAATGCAATCTGGACGTGATCCATCTGGATCAGCTTTTCCATATTCCCTATTCAAACTGGCAGGAACGCCCGTTGCATGAATTTCTACAATTACATGATGAAGCCATCAAACGGGAAAAATGGGTCATGGACGGCAATTACAAACGATGTCTGCCGCAACGTTTATCCCGGGCGACGGGGCTTATTCTGCTGGATGTCTCCACGCTATCGAGCGTGCTGCGTTATATCAACCGAACACTATTTCAACACAAACGATATGGCGGGCTGGCAGGCGGCACAGACCGGCTGAACGGGAAAATGTTTCGTCATATTATCGCCGCCACGCCCAAGAACAGGAAATATTATGCCGAGCTGTTTGAAACGGTCCCGCTCCCCAAAATCAGGCTCGCTTCGATTAACGAGATTAATAAACAGTTTGATGAATGGGGGCTGACAAGATAA
- a CDS encoding helix-turn-helix domain-containing protein gives MVDKDWHPADIIAGLRKRGTTLAAVSRASGLASSTLANALIRHWPKGERLIAGAVGKQPEDIWPSRYQDMSQNHGEGEAQ, from the coding sequence ATGGTTGATAAGGACTGGCATCCGGCAGATATCATTGCCGGGTTAAGAAAACGAGGAACAACACTGGCGGCGGTATCAAGAGCATCTGGATTAGCGTCTTCAACACTCGCTAATGCACTGATAAGACATTGGCCGAAAGGTGAGAGATTAATTGCTGGTGCAGTGGGAAAGCAGCCGGAGGATATCTGGCCGTCACGCTATCAGGATATGAGCCAAAATCATGGGGAAGGGGAGGCGCAATAG
- a CDS encoding helix-turn-helix domain-containing protein — MLPARLKTARLRADLTQEKLGVLAGIEEETARSRVSQYEGGIHRPTFEMMCAFAKVLNVPECYFYTVNDDLADMILELYLKHQRHS; from the coding sequence ATGCTGCCTGCTCGTCTCAAAACCGCCCGACTACGGGCAGATCTCACTCAGGAAAAATTGGGAGTTCTTGCTGGCATTGAAGAAGAAACTGCACGTTCCCGCGTGTCTCAATATGAAGGTGGGATACATCGTCCAACGTTTGAAATGATGTGCGCATTTGCAAAGGTGCTTAATGTGCCGGAATGTTACTTTTATACGGTAAACGATGATTTGGCTGACATGATTCTGGAGCTTTACCTTAAACATCAGCGCCATTCCTGA
- a CDS encoding DUF3644 domain-containing protein, which yields MKINKSISALYIFLQDAEKNNKIFGEFDILSATGWKPATFKTYYGKGQLSEFISESGNSSFESSNTLSISLIEFAKQLSQSKHIIALGHNCKSKLAKALLKKSRDNMILALELYNRPSLENKMDAFVMCFCTAWEQFLKAKIIEKYGEKTIFKQTNKKGIKETISLRECLDRIYPVESKVRKNIEQIAYFRDQAVHLLMPEVQGIISRIFQSGVLNFTSHFEEFTEISFLKNSHVGMISLVGEFKSPPVAMMKSTYGNIADDILNLTSSLYNVMENNDDIEFAIPLNVKLVFVKDSEDGNSIILAKAEEGMEGLKKALVIKQAVDRSQTHPFLQKNAIKEINDRLHSRYSEDKLSKCLISKNREGRYVINRNCFDAVICKNSWKNSNNKYHHKNENPEYHYYSIDLIEIFIKKIMEHEGYLVKAKESYNRRK from the coding sequence ATGAAAATTAACAAGAGCATTTCTGCACTTTATATTTTTTTACAAGATGCAGAAAAAAACAATAAGATATTTGGTGAGTTTGATATTCTAAGCGCTACAGGCTGGAAGCCAGCAACATTTAAAACTTATTATGGAAAAGGTCAACTTTCTGAATTTATCAGTGAAAGCGGGAATAGTTCATTTGAGTCTTCAAATACACTAAGTATTTCTCTGATAGAATTTGCCAAACAATTATCTCAGAGTAAACATATAATAGCTTTAGGACATAACTGCAAATCAAAGTTAGCAAAGGCGTTATTGAAAAAATCAAGAGATAATATGATATTAGCATTAGAGCTATATAACAGACCATCATTAGAAAATAAAATGGATGCGTTTGTTATGTGTTTTTGTACAGCATGGGAGCAATTTCTCAAAGCAAAAATAATTGAGAAGTATGGCGAAAAAACAATATTTAAACAAACTAATAAAAAAGGAATTAAAGAAACAATTTCTCTCAGAGAGTGTTTGGACAGGATTTATCCTGTCGAGTCAAAAGTCAGAAAGAACATTGAGCAAATAGCCTATTTCAGAGATCAAGCTGTTCATTTGTTAATGCCAGAAGTTCAAGGTATTATATCGAGAATATTTCAGTCGGGCGTTTTGAATTTCACATCTCATTTTGAAGAATTTACTGAGATATCATTTTTAAAAAACTCCCATGTGGGAATGATTTCATTAGTTGGAGAATTTAAATCTCCTCCAGTTGCAATGATGAAATCAACATATGGAAATATTGCTGATGACATACTTAACCTAACATCATCTTTATATAATGTGATGGAAAATAATGATGATATTGAATTCGCAATTCCCTTAAATGTAAAGCTCGTCTTCGTGAAAGACTCAGAGGATGGGAATTCCATTATTCTTGCTAAAGCAGAAGAAGGTATGGAAGGACTAAAGAAAGCACTTGTTATCAAACAAGCTGTTGATCGCTCTCAAACGCATCCATTTCTACAAAAAAATGCTATAAAAGAAATTAATGACAGATTGCATTCCAGATATAGTGAAGATAAGTTGTCAAAATGTCTTATTTCTAAAAATAGAGAAGGTAGGTATGTAATAAATAGAAATTGCTTCGATGCTGTTATATGCAAAAATTCATGGAAAAATAGTAATAACAAATATCATCATAAAAATGAAAATCCAGAATACCACTACTATTCCATTGATTTAATTGAAATATTTATAAAAAAGATCATGGAGCATGAAGGATATCTGGTGAAAGCTAAAGAATCATATAATAGAAGAAAATAA
- a CDS encoding Fic family protein, protein MAQFNHFELSLLNPSFDSPLVDALTELELLRHLRLETDVHPILFAQLKAVFHMLESLGSARIEGNHTTLADYVESKVEGTQNSTDQLKEINNIEAAMEFIDEHLNNGDEITEYFIRELHSLAVVGLQQEGDRTPGAYRQHNVSIAQSDHLPPDHIHVPDYMSELTAFINRADKPKYDLMKIALVHHRFGWIHPFGNGNGRTVRLLTYALLIKYGFNVQAGGRVLNPTAVFCNDRERYYAMLSLADKGNEQSLEEWCLYVLSGISSELKKVDQLTNHAFLSTKILYPALDFSSERGLINPLESKVLKRAVELGTIKAGDLRTALPDMKPAQVTYQLGKLIDRGLLQPVEEGARSYTAKFSNSYLIRGVIKVLREEGVIPDL, encoded by the coding sequence ATGGCTCAATTTAATCACTTTGAACTCTCGCTTCTGAACCCCAGTTTTGACTCCCCTTTGGTCGATGCGCTGACGGAACTGGAGTTACTCCGGCATCTGAGGCTGGAAACGGATGTTCATCCTATCCTGTTTGCGCAGTTGAAAGCCGTTTTCCACATGCTGGAGAGTCTGGGCTCTGCGAGAATTGAGGGAAACCACACCACGCTTGCCGATTATGTGGAAAGCAAAGTTGAAGGAACCCAAAACTCGACGGATCAACTCAAAGAAATCAACAATATTGAAGCCGCGATGGAATTCATCGACGAGCATCTAAATAATGGTGATGAGATAACGGAATATTTTATCCGCGAGCTACATAGTCTGGCGGTTGTCGGGTTGCAACAGGAAGGCGACAGAACGCCCGGTGCCTATCGACAACATAACGTCAGCATCGCTCAGTCTGACCATTTACCGCCGGATCATATTCATGTTCCTGACTATATGTCAGAACTGACCGCCTTTATTAACCGTGCTGATAAACCAAAATATGATCTGATGAAGATTGCGCTGGTGCATCACCGTTTTGGCTGGATACACCCCTTTGGCAACGGTAATGGCAGAACGGTCAGACTGCTGACCTATGCGTTATTGATCAAGTATGGTTTTAATGTTCAGGCAGGTGGCCGGGTTCTTAATCCGACAGCGGTATTCTGTAATGATCGCGAGCGTTATTACGCCATGCTGTCGTTAGCGGATAAAGGAAATGAGCAGAGCTTAGAAGAATGGTGTTTATATGTACTTTCGGGAATTTCATCTGAGTTGAAGAAAGTCGATCAACTGACAAATCATGCTTTTTTGAGTACGAAAATACTGTATCCGGCACTCGACTTTTCATCTGAAAGAGGGCTGATAAACCCGCTGGAATCTAAAGTACTGAAACGCGCTGTCGAGCTAGGGACGATAAAAGCGGGTGATCTACGCACCGCTTTACCTGATATGAAACCGGCCCAAGTGACTTATCAGCTCGGTAAGTTGATCGACCGGGGACTGCTCCAGCCAGTAGAAGAGGGGGCTCGTTCCTATACGGCGAAGTTTTCTAACTCATATTTGATACGTGGGGTGATTAAGGTTCTGAGGGAGGAAGGGGTTATTCCTGATTTGTAA
- a CDS encoding helix-turn-helix domain-containing protein — MLPIRLKTARLRANLTQEKLGVLAGIEEATARSRISQYESGIHRPTFEMMCAFAKVLNVPECYFYTVDDDFAEVVLKVHNQWSNNL; from the coding sequence ATGCTGCCCATTCGCCTTAAAACTGCTCGCCTACGAGCCAATCTCACTCAGGAAAAGCTAGGCGTCCTGGCGGGTATTGAAGAAGCCACCGCACGATCACGCATATCCCAATATGAAAGCGGTATACATCGCCCAACATTTGAGATGATGTGCGCATTTGCTAAGGTGCTTAATGTGCCGGAGTGTTATTTTTATACGGTTGATGATGATTTTGCTGAGGTTGTACTGAAAGTACATAATCAATGGTCAAATAACCTTTAA